In Oreochromis aureus strain Israel breed Guangdong linkage group 15, ZZ_aureus, whole genome shotgun sequence, a single genomic region encodes these proteins:
- the LOC116310747 gene encoding syntaxin-11-like, producing MRDRLERLQTIRDEQEEYEPEFYGFEYDVDKGTLSHQAVIFESSSAIEVILKEAESIRKDISLLHLEVARLCAHNERFGISVHRLTLIKKDCDSIARGIQQRGEALYTRLQVLGKQSKELEEKEGANSAVSRIARAQYESLTCAFHSAMTDYSKAEEVQRNTCRVRIQRQASILGKEITDEQLDELVDKGGEGWAELSQGLQNQSVRSCRTALCEIKGRHKDLVELEARMKEIHQLFLQMAILVEEQGSMLNNIEAHVCKTVEYIEKVHVHMKKAIQYKRKNPFLQCCPCLPCWKNDQTF from the coding sequence ATGCGGGACAGGTTGGAGAGGCTGCAGACCATTAGAGACGAGCAGGAGGAGTATGAGCCCGAATTCTATGGGTTTGAGTATGATGTAGACAAGGGGACTTTGTCTCATCAAGCGGTAATATTTGAGAGCTCCTCAGCTATTGAGGTCATCCTAAAGGAGGCTGAGTCCATACGCAAGGACATCTCCCTGCTCCACTTGGAGGTGGCACGTCTGTGCGCCCACAACGAACGATTTGGCATCTCCGTGCACCGCCTGACCCTTATTAAAAAGGATTGTGACTCCATTGCTAGAGGGATCCAACAGCGGGGGGAGGCTCTATACACCCGTCTACAGGTCCTGGGTAAACAGAGCAAAGAGCTTGAGGAGAAAGAGGGCGCCAACAGTGCTGTTAGTCGCATTGCCCGTGCTCAGTACGAGTCACTGACCTGCGCCTTCCACAGTGCTATGACTGACTACAGTAAAGCGGAAGAGGTTCAGAGGAATACCTGTAGGGTGAGGATCCAGAGGCAGGCCTCAATACTGGGGAAAGAAATCACTGATGAGCAGCTGGACGAGCTGGTGGACAAAGGTGGTGAGGGCTGGGCGGAGCTGTCCCAAGGCCTTCAGAATCAGAGTGTACGCTCTTGCCGCACTGCGTTGTGCGAGATCAAAGGCAGACACAAGGACCTGGTGGAGCTGGAGGCCAGGATGAAGGAGATCCACCAACTGTTCCTCCAAATGGCTATACTAGTGGAGGAGCAGGGATCCATGCTCAATAACATTGAGGCTCATGTGTGCAAAACTGTGGAATATATTGAAAAAGTTCACGTTCATATGAAGAAGGCCATacagtacaagaggaaaaaccCTTTCCTCCAGTGTTGCCCCTGTCTACCGTGCTGGAAAAACGACCAAACTTTTTAG